One Natrinema longum genomic window carries:
- a CDS encoding ABC transporter ATP-binding protein: MPAIDISSVTKQYATERALDDLTLTVERGEIYGFLGPNGAGKSTTINLLLDFIRPTAGEVRVFDLDVRADSLEIRNRTGILPEGVDLYDRLTGRQHVEFAIESKGADDDADALLERVGIGDAAEQKAGGYSKGMAQRLTLATALVGDPDLLILDEPSTGLDPNGARRMREIIREENARGATVFFSSHVLGQVEAVCDRVGILRDGSLIAEDTVEGLREAMPTQTRLRVTLDRIPDDSAAALEALESIDGVSSVTPEDRTLVVACEDRAKTTVLHTVEEYGVTVEDFETDESSLEDLFVAYTSDDSNGAQVVR, from the coding sequence GTGCCCGCTATCGACATTTCCTCCGTGACGAAACAGTACGCGACCGAACGGGCGCTCGACGATCTGACGCTCACCGTCGAGCGCGGCGAAATATACGGCTTCCTCGGGCCCAACGGGGCGGGGAAGTCCACGACGATCAATCTCCTGCTCGATTTCATCCGGCCCACCGCGGGCGAGGTACGGGTCTTCGATCTCGACGTGCGAGCCGACAGTCTCGAGATCCGCAACCGGACCGGAATCCTCCCGGAAGGCGTCGACCTCTACGACCGGCTCACCGGCCGCCAGCACGTCGAGTTCGCCATCGAATCGAAAGGGGCCGACGACGACGCCGACGCCCTCCTCGAGCGGGTCGGCATCGGCGACGCGGCCGAGCAGAAAGCCGGCGGCTACTCGAAGGGGATGGCCCAGCGGCTCACCCTCGCGACGGCGCTGGTCGGCGACCCGGATCTCCTGATCCTCGACGAACCCTCGACGGGACTCGACCCGAACGGTGCCCGCCGGATGCGCGAGATCATCCGCGAGGAGAACGCCCGCGGCGCGACGGTCTTTTTCTCCTCGCACGTCCTCGGTCAGGTCGAGGCGGTCTGCGATCGGGTCGGCATCCTCCGGGACGGCTCCCTGATCGCCGAAGACACCGTCGAGGGGCTCCGCGAGGCCATGCCCACCCAGACCCGACTTCGCGTGACGCTCGATCGGATCCCCGACGACTCCGCGGCCGCGCTCGAGGCGCTCGAGTCGATCGACGGGGTCTCGTCGGTGACGCCGGAGGACCGGACCCTCGTCGTCGCCTGCGAGGATCGGGCGAAAACCACCGTCTTGCACACCGTCGAGGAGTACGGCGTGACCGTCGAGGACTTCGAAACCGACGAATCGAGCCTCGAGGACTTGTTCGTGGCGTACACGTCCGACGATTCCAACGGAGCGCAGGTGGTCCGATGA
- a CDS encoding ABC transporter permease, which produces MNPLESLRLSWRSIRGHKLRSALTTLGIVIGIAAVIAFVTLGASLQAGIIGDISPDDQRNVYGWAAEPDTEGGPLAGAQPVFTGDDLEAVEDLEDVEAAYGYATIQTQAISNGDETVVQGNGLIASGPSYIREERLAEGRQFEMGEREAVLNPAAANQFAENVTVGDELTVTLLGGERTTLEVVGITDTSEGQSPFEGFESSPRVYVPTDPYYTEQASGIGLGGDGGETETNSDDARFLAIIIEAPSTDESDIDAARESATAYLESDESDASELLGDDLEVQFRTSTELLSQLQDVLDLLRNFIVGIAAISLLVGSIGIANIMLVSVTERTREIGIMKAVGAQNRDVLGLFLTEAVILGVIGSILGTALGLVGGYLGAQYVDLPLVYPLEYVALAIVVGMVVGILAGLYPAWRAARTDPIDALRYE; this is translated from the coding sequence ATGAACCCCCTCGAGAGCCTGCGCCTCTCCTGGCGGTCGATCCGCGGACACAAACTCCGGTCGGCGCTGACGACGCTGGGGATCGTGATCGGCATCGCGGCGGTGATCGCGTTCGTCACGCTGGGCGCGAGCCTGCAGGCCGGCATCATCGGTGACATCAGTCCCGACGACCAGCGCAACGTCTACGGCTGGGCCGCCGAACCCGACACCGAGGGCGGCCCGCTGGCGGGCGCACAGCCCGTCTTCACCGGCGACGACCTCGAGGCGGTCGAGGACCTCGAGGACGTAGAGGCGGCCTACGGCTACGCGACGATTCAGACACAGGCGATCTCGAACGGCGACGAGACGGTCGTTCAGGGGAACGGACTGATCGCCTCGGGGCCGTCGTACATCCGCGAGGAGCGGTTGGCCGAGGGGAGACAGTTCGAGATGGGCGAACGCGAGGCGGTGCTCAACCCCGCGGCGGCGAATCAGTTCGCGGAGAACGTCACCGTCGGCGACGAACTCACCGTGACCCTCCTCGGGGGCGAGCGAACGACGCTCGAGGTGGTCGGCATCACCGATACGAGCGAGGGCCAGAGCCCCTTCGAGGGATTCGAGTCCTCCCCGCGGGTCTACGTGCCGACGGATCCCTACTACACCGAACAGGCGTCGGGGATCGGACTCGGCGGGGACGGCGGTGAGACGGAGACGAACAGCGACGACGCCCGCTTCCTCGCGATCATCATCGAAGCCCCGTCGACCGACGAGTCCGACATCGACGCGGCCCGCGAGAGCGCGACCGCCTACCTCGAGAGCGACGAGTCCGACGCGAGCGAACTGCTGGGAGACGACCTCGAGGTCCAGTTCCGGACGAGTACGGAACTGCTCAGCCAGCTGCAGGACGTGCTGGATCTCCTGCGGAACTTCATCGTGGGGATCGCGGCCATCTCCCTGTTGGTCGGGTCGATCGGGATCGCGAACATCATGCTCGTCAGCGTCACCGAGCGGACCCGCGAGATCGGCATCATGAAAGCCGTCGGCGCGCAGAACCGCGACGTCCTCGGTCTGTTCCTGACCGAAGCGGTGATTCTCGGCGTCATCGGCTCGATCCTGGGGACCGCCCTCGGCCTGGTCGGGGGCTATCTCGGCGCGCAGTACGTCGATCTGCCGCTGGTCTACCCCCTCGAGTACGTCGCACTCGCCATCGTCGTCGGGATGGTCGTTGGCATCCTCGCAGGGCTGTACCCGGCCTGGCGGGCAGCACGAACGGATCCGATCGACGCGCTCAGATACGAGTGA
- a CDS encoding AI-2E family transporter, which produces MSETTGDSRRRRRYVLAGIVVALGVLTGGILLQVLGTILFALTVAYVLLPVQGWLVRRGLTEWTGALAATLIGFLTAVAVFTPIVVALYFRIEPILEAVESLPRELSITVLESTHTLEAGEVQALAVDYLSGAATSLALELPVLAIKFALFVVLLFGLLLKGEEAGRAAVAPVPHGYRDVVYALAKRARETLYAIYVLQVATSVATLAIAYPLFWVLGYDAALTLSITAAVLQFVPIIGPSMLIAPITLYHVAAGDLLAATLIGVLGLVLIAWLPDIVVRPRLSRRSAGLPGSLYFVGFTGGLFTLGPIGIVVGPLIVAVFVEAVDLLSDEVNPDATFADLVEADLETQSDDTVDTETTFEESESRTVDD; this is translated from the coding sequence GTGTCAGAGACCACGGGGGACTCGCGCAGGCGTCGCCGCTACGTCCTCGCAGGTATCGTCGTCGCACTCGGCGTCCTCACCGGCGGTATCCTGCTCCAGGTCCTCGGGACGATCCTGTTCGCGCTCACCGTCGCCTACGTCCTGTTGCCCGTCCAGGGCTGGCTCGTCAGACGCGGTCTCACGGAGTGGACGGGCGCGCTCGCGGCGACGCTGATCGGCTTCCTGACTGCGGTCGCGGTCTTCACACCGATCGTCGTGGCGCTGTACTTCCGCATCGAGCCGATACTCGAGGCCGTCGAGAGCCTCCCGCGAGAGCTGTCGATCACGGTCCTCGAGTCGACGCACACGCTCGAGGCCGGCGAGGTGCAGGCGCTCGCGGTCGACTATCTCAGCGGCGCTGCGACGTCGCTCGCGCTCGAACTGCCGGTGCTCGCGATCAAATTCGCGCTGTTCGTCGTCCTCCTGTTCGGGCTGCTACTCAAAGGCGAGGAGGCGGGTCGAGCCGCCGTCGCACCGGTCCCACACGGCTACCGTGACGTGGTGTACGCGCTGGCCAAGCGAGCACGCGAGACGCTGTACGCGATCTACGTCCTGCAGGTCGCGACCTCGGTCGCGACGCTGGCGATCGCCTATCCGCTCTTCTGGGTGCTCGGATACGACGCCGCGCTGACGCTGTCGATCACCGCTGCGGTGTTGCAGTTCGTTCCGATCATCGGTCCGAGCATGCTCATCGCGCCGATCACCCTCTATCACGTCGCCGCCGGCGATCTCCTCGCGGCGACCCTGATCGGGGTGTTGGGTCTCGTACTCATCGCCTGGCTCCCCGATATCGTCGTCCGACCGCGGCTGTCCCGTCGTTCGGCCGGGTTGCCCGGGAGCCTCTACTTCGTCGGCTTCACCGGCGGTCTGTTCACGCTCGGGCCGATCGGGATCGTCGTCGGCCCGCTGATCGTCGCGGTCTTCGTCGAAGCCGTCGACCTCCTCTCCGACGAGGTCAACCCCGACGCCACGTTCGCGGACCTCGTCGAGGCGGACCTCGAGACGCAGTCGGACGACACCGTCGACACGGAAACGACGTTCGAGGAGTCGGAGTCCCGCACTGTCGACGACTGA
- a CDS encoding thiamine ABC transporter substrate-binding protein, which produces MKRRTFVGAVGGSTLAGVAGCLTRDGGDEQGNGTEDGESDSETPDPEPENPDLEGELQVATYESMVDGDNPAGPWLKEAFEAAYPDAELNWTVPSEGVNQYINRAQQNAGIEADVYLGLNVDDLVRIDDTLDDGGLFRQLNVDRIDRAERIRDGLDMGDPHGRVLAYDTGYISLVYDETVVDAPETLDDLTEPAYEDALLAQNAQSSDPGRAFLLWTIDAYGEDGYLEYWRALDDNGVRVLDDWSESYYGSYMNEERPMVVSYSTDQVFASAEGYDMSRHQIAFPDGQGYANPEGMGIFEGASEVDLAYEFLDFALSSDAQAEIAQRNVQFPAVESQHVELDEEFDQYAHEPSEAVTVGYDELRGNLDGWVEEWAREFAGR; this is translated from the coding sequence ATGAAACGTCGAACGTTCGTCGGCGCGGTCGGTGGAAGTACACTCGCCGGCGTCGCTGGCTGCTTGACCCGCGATGGGGGGGACGAGCAGGGCAACGGGACCGAGGACGGGGAGTCCGATTCGGAGACGCCGGATCCCGAGCCGGAGAACCCGGATCTCGAGGGGGAGTTACAGGTCGCGACCTACGAGTCGATGGTCGACGGCGACAACCCCGCCGGCCCGTGGCTCAAAGAGGCCTTCGAGGCGGCGTATCCCGACGCCGAACTGAACTGGACCGTCCCGAGCGAAGGGGTCAATCAGTACATCAATCGAGCACAACAAAACGCCGGGATCGAAGCCGACGTGTATCTCGGACTCAACGTCGACGACCTCGTCCGGATCGACGACACCCTCGACGACGGCGGTCTCTTCCGGCAGCTGAACGTCGACCGCATCGACCGCGCCGAGCGGATCCGCGACGGCCTGGACATGGGCGATCCACACGGCCGCGTGCTCGCCTACGATACGGGCTACATCAGCCTCGTCTACGACGAAACCGTCGTCGACGCGCCCGAGACGCTCGACGACCTGACGGAACCCGCCTACGAGGACGCACTGCTGGCACAGAACGCCCAGAGCTCGGATCCGGGTCGAGCGTTTCTGCTGTGGACGATCGACGCCTACGGCGAGGACGGCTACCTCGAGTACTGGCGCGCCCTCGACGACAACGGGGTTCGCGTGCTCGACGATTGGTCCGAATCCTACTACGGCTCGTACATGAACGAGGAGCGCCCGATGGTAGTCTCGTATTCGACCGATCAGGTGTTCGCCAGCGCGGAAGGCTACGACATGAGCCGGCACCAGATCGCGTTCCCGGACGGGCAGGGCTATGCCAACCCCGAGGGAATGGGGATCTTCGAGGGAGCGAGCGAAGTCGACCTCGCCTACGAGTTCCTCGATTTCGCCCTCTCGAGCGATGCACAGGCCGAGATCGCCCAGCGGAACGTCCAGTTCCCGGCCGTCGAGTCCCAACACGTCGAACTCGACGAGGAGTTCGACCAGTACGCACACGAGCCGTCGGAGGCGGTAACGGTCGGTTACGACGAGCTTCGGGGCAACCTCGACGGCTGGGTCGAAGAGTGGGCACGCGAGTTCGCCGGCCGGTAA
- the rpiA gene encoding ribose-5-phosphate isomerase RpiA, protein MKTDGGSSAAKRRAGERAAEAVEDGFVVGLGTGSTTAHAIRAIGRAVDDGLDVRGIPTSFQSRQLALEAGIPLTELDAVDGVDLAIDGADQVVDDPESAAYGALIKGGGAAHAREKLVDTAADRFVVVADPSKLTDRLHRSVPLEVRPDAHTVTADRVQALGGEPTLRDAERKDGPVVTDNGNLVVDCAFGPIDDPDGLATRLSRSPGVVEHGLFVGVADATYVGTDDGVEVRRY, encoded by the coding sequence ATGAAGACGGATGGCGGTTCCAGCGCAGCGAAACGTCGCGCCGGCGAACGGGCGGCCGAGGCGGTCGAGGACGGATTCGTCGTCGGACTCGGTACCGGCTCGACGACCGCCCACGCGATCCGGGCGATCGGTCGGGCCGTCGACGACGGGCTCGATGTCCGCGGGATTCCGACCTCGTTCCAGTCCCGGCAGCTCGCGCTCGAGGCCGGAATCCCCTTGACGGAGCTCGATGCGGTCGACGGCGTCGACCTCGCGATCGACGGCGCGGATCAGGTCGTCGACGATCCCGAGTCGGCCGCTTACGGCGCGCTCATCAAGGGCGGCGGGGCGGCCCACGCACGCGAGAAGCTCGTCGACACGGCCGCGGATCGGTTCGTCGTCGTCGCCGATCCCTCGAAACTGACCGATCGACTGCACCGCTCGGTGCCACTCGAGGTCCGTCCCGACGCCCACACCGTCACGGCCGATCGGGTGCAGGCGCTGGGCGGCGAGCCCACGCTCCGGGACGCCGAGCGAAAGGACGGCCCCGTCGTGACCGACAACGGCAACCTGGTCGTCGACTGTGCGTTCGGGCCGATCGACGACCCCGACGGACTGGCGACGCGACTCTCGCGGAGTCCGGGGGTCGTCGAACACGGACTGTTCGTCGGGGTCGCCGACGCGACCTACGTCGGCACCGACGACGGCGTCGAGGTCCGCCGTTACTAG
- a CDS encoding ABC transporter permease — MSAIAVAKKDFRDAVRSRVLIGLTALFALFTAGGAFVASWASELFEEGGAQSTIDLILALQTPAGFLVPIIALIVGYGAIARERESGSLKFLLGLPHRRRDVVLGKVLGRTGVVAVSILVGFAVGLAGLFAFVGSVSLVDYVAFTLVTVLFGFVYVCIGVGISSLTRSTTRAAVGVIVVVVLFWFLWGLVGQALLFATEGTLLVQSLPDWYLVYSSLPPGTAYGSAISAVLGETQLALTTMYDIETVPLVARPWFGFVLLAIWALVPLGVGLSWFDRVDL; from the coding sequence ATGAGCGCGATCGCCGTCGCGAAGAAGGACTTCCGCGATGCCGTCCGATCGCGCGTGCTGATCGGGCTGACAGCGTTGTTCGCCCTGTTTACCGCCGGCGGTGCGTTCGTCGCGTCGTGGGCCTCGGAGCTCTTCGAGGAAGGCGGTGCCCAGTCGACGATCGATCTGATCCTCGCGTTACAGACGCCCGCGGGGTTTCTCGTCCCCATCATCGCCCTGATCGTCGGCTACGGGGCGATCGCACGGGAGCGAGAGAGCGGCAGTCTGAAGTTCCTGTTGGGACTCCCCCACCGCCGTCGGGACGTCGTTCTCGGGAAGGTGCTCGGCCGGACGGGCGTCGTCGCCGTGTCGATCCTGGTCGGCTTTGCCGTCGGTCTGGCGGGACTCTTCGCGTTCGTCGGCTCGGTTTCGCTCGTCGACTACGTGGCCTTTACGCTGGTGACGGTGTTGTTCGGGTTCGTCTACGTCTGTATCGGGGTCGGAATCTCCTCGCTGACGCGGTCGACGACGCGGGCGGCAGTCGGCGTGATCGTCGTTGTCGTCCTCTTTTGGTTCCTCTGGGGGCTCGTGGGACAGGCGCTGCTCTTCGCGACCGAGGGAACGCTGCTCGTCCAGTCGCTTCCGGACTGGTATCTCGTCTACAGCTCGCTCCCGCCGGGCACCGCCTACGGCTCCGCTATCAGTGCCGTCCTCGGTGAGACCCAGCTGGCGCTGACGACGATGTACGACATCGAAACCGTGCCCCTCGTCGCTCGGCCGTGGTTCGGCTTCGTCCTGCTTGCGATCTGGGCGCTCGTCCCGCTCGGAGTGGGACTCTCGTGGTTCGACCGCGTCGATCTGTGA
- the fni gene encoding type 2 isopentenyl-diphosphate Delta-isomerase — protein sequence MPETSNRKDDHIRIIETEDVETTGAGFADIELVHEALPESHRDEIETTTTLFGHELAAPIVIESMTGGHPNTTKLNRALAAAAQRTNVAMGVGSQRAGLELDDGDVLESYTVVRDAAPDAFLYGNVGAAQLLEYDVDDVETAVEMIDADAMAIHLNFLQEAVQPEGDIDARGCLAAIERVADELSVPVIVKETGNGISRETATRLADAGVDAVDVAGQGGTTWSGIEAHRAAAVDADRQERLGHLFRDWGIPTAVSTLEAAAVHDCVIASGGVRSGLDIATAIALGARAGGLAKPFLAPAGQGTDAVVELIETLVLELRTAMFVTGSASISELRGAEYAVLGRTKEYLEQRQH from the coding sequence ATGCCCGAGACATCCAACAGGAAAGACGATCACATCCGTATCATCGAGACCGAAGACGTCGAGACGACCGGTGCAGGGTTCGCGGATATCGAACTCGTTCACGAGGCGCTGCCGGAGAGTCACCGCGACGAAATCGAGACCACGACGACGCTGTTCGGACACGAACTCGCGGCCCCGATCGTCATCGAGAGCATGACCGGCGGCCACCCGAACACGACGAAGCTAAACCGGGCGCTCGCGGCGGCAGCCCAACGAACCAACGTCGCGATGGGCGTCGGCAGCCAGCGTGCGGGCCTCGAACTCGACGACGGGGACGTCCTCGAGTCCTACACGGTCGTTCGGGACGCCGCACCCGACGCCTTCCTCTACGGTAACGTCGGCGCGGCGCAGTTGCTCGAGTACGATGTGGACGACGTCGAGACGGCCGTCGAGATGATCGATGCCGACGCGATGGCGATCCACCTGAACTTCCTGCAGGAGGCCGTCCAGCCGGAGGGTGACATCGACGCCCGTGGCTGTCTCGCAGCGATCGAGCGGGTCGCCGACGAGCTTTCGGTTCCGGTGATCGTCAAGGAGACGGGCAACGGGATTTCGCGGGAGACGGCGACTCGACTCGCGGACGCTGGCGTCGATGCCGTCGACGTCGCCGGGCAGGGTGGCACGACCTGGTCGGGAATCGAGGCCCATCGGGCGGCTGCGGTCGACGCCGACCGACAGGAGCGACTCGGCCACCTGTTTCGCGACTGGGGTATCCCGACCGCGGTGAGCACGCTCGAGGCCGCGGCGGTCCACGACTGCGTGATCGCAAGCGGCGGCGTCCGCTCCGGGCTGGACATCGCCACGGCGATCGCGCTCGGTGCTCGCGCCGGCGGGCTCGCGAAGCCGTTTCTCGCGCCGGCCGGGCAGGGGACCGACGCGGTCGTCGAGTTGATCGAGACGCTCGTCCTCGAACTCCGGACGGCGATGTTCGTCACCGGCTCGGCGTCGATTTCGGAGTTACGGGGGGCCGAATACGCCGTGCTCGGTCGTACGAAGGAGTACCTCGAGCAGCGACAGCACTGA
- a CDS encoding ABC transporter ATP-binding protein, with protein sequence MAQETAVALSNVRKTYRVGEPVHALDGISLEVARGSYTAIMGPSGSGKSTLMNLVGCLDTPTEGTVAVGGQEIGALGDRERTRLRGTEVGFVFQTFNLMPRLNALENVALPQLFQGIDRPERRDRARDLLERVGLGDRADHLPNELSGGQRQRVALARALVNDPAIVLADEPSGNLDTDTEADILDLFDEFHEGGTTMLVVTHERHVAERADRIVHLLDGKIERIEELDEGATSGVSSRNSGSSREPGPGVDPE encoded by the coding sequence ATGGCACAGGAGACGGCGGTCGCCCTCTCGAACGTCCGCAAGACCTACCGCGTCGGCGAACCCGTCCACGCGCTCGATGGCATCTCGCTCGAGGTCGCCCGTGGCTCCTACACCGCGATCATGGGGCCAAGCGGTTCCGGAAAGTCGACGCTGATGAACCTCGTGGGCTGTCTCGACACGCCCACCGAGGGGACGGTGGCAGTCGGCGGGCAGGAGATCGGAGCACTCGGGGACCGCGAACGGACGCGACTGCGGGGCACCGAGGTCGGCTTCGTCTTCCAGACGTTCAACCTGATGCCCCGGCTGAACGCCCTCGAGAACGTCGCACTGCCGCAGTTGTTTCAGGGGATCGATCGGCCCGAACGCCGAGATCGAGCGCGGGACCTGCTCGAGCGCGTCGGCCTCGGGGACCGGGCCGACCACCTGCCCAACGAACTGTCGGGAGGGCAGCGCCAGCGGGTCGCCCTCGCGCGGGCGCTGGTCAACGATCCGGCGATCGTACTGGCCGACGAACCCTCCGGGAACCTCGATACCGACACCGAGGCCGATATTTTGGATCTCTTCGACGAGTTTCACGAGGGTGGGACGACCATGCTCGTCGTCACGCACGAGCGCCACGTCGCCGAGCGGGCCGACCGGATCGTCCACCTGCTCGACGGGAAGATCGAGCGAATCGAGGAACTCGACGAGGGAGCCACGAGCGGCGTCTCGAGCCGGAATTCGGGTTCTAGCAGGGAACCGGGGCCGGGGGTCGATCCCGAATGA
- a CDS encoding DUF1931 family protein — protein sequence MADLIVKAAVKEALDDKNVASDFYDALDEEVDELLEDAARRAEANDRKTVQPRDL from the coding sequence ATGGCAGATCTTATCGTCAAAGCCGCCGTAAAGGAAGCGCTCGATGACAAAAACGTCGCCTCGGACTTCTACGACGCACTCGACGAGGAAGTCGACGAGCTTCTCGAGGACGCCGCCCGCCGAGCAGAGGCCAACGACCGGAAGACGGTCCAGCCCCGCGACCTGTAA
- a CDS encoding DUF5518 domain-containing protein: protein MVRSRTIINAIVGAVVGVVLSFIPFSTVLGGLVAGFLEGPDERAGAIVGALAGAITFLPIAAGAFLVFGFLGIGIGFGFPAEGVAVLFVLFVAGLLFLLVYTVGPSLLGGYLGAYLAREYPERRRRTRETIGFETEQAPARAPSRVQGPDSDRERDSSQEPMTDSDREPDRYSDPEYEPNSDRRSGPDRERDPDRDRDRGLDR, encoded by the coding sequence ATGGTCCGCAGCCGAACCATCATCAACGCGATCGTCGGAGCCGTCGTCGGCGTCGTCCTCTCATTTATCCCCTTCTCCACCGTTCTCGGCGGCCTCGTCGCCGGATTCCTCGAGGGACCGGACGAACGGGCCGGCGCGATCGTCGGCGCGCTCGCTGGCGCGATCACCTTCCTCCCGATCGCGGCGGGTGCGTTCCTCGTCTTCGGGTTCCTCGGGATCGGCATCGGCTTTGGCTTCCCCGCCGAAGGGGTCGCCGTCCTCTTCGTCCTGTTCGTCGCCGGGTTGCTCTTCCTCCTCGTCTACACCGTCGGCCCGTCGCTACTCGGAGGCTACCTCGGAGCGTACCTCGCGCGGGAATACCCCGAGCGACGGCGGCGGACTCGAGAGACGATCGGGTTCGAGACGGAGCAGGCTCCGGCTCGCGCCCCGTCTCGCGTTCAGGGGCCGGACTCGGACCGCGAACGGGATTCGAGCCAGGAACCGATGACGGACTCCGATCGGGAGCCGGATCGGTACTCTGACCCGGAGTACGAACCGAACTCGGACCGGCGATCGGGTCCGGATCGAGAACGGGACCCGGACCGCGATCGTGACCGAGGCCTGGACCGCTGA
- a CDS encoding ABC transporter permease, with protein sequence MAAYRWFERHALSLTALVTAAVLAVMLYVPVGVVFVNAVVDDGAVTLAFFRAVLTDPFYVGVLAEVFADPLAVGTHLESLVGWLAAVSISVSVEYPIPGIAVPIPWPVLETPGVRTGLFGFTAYQAVLSTIASVALGLPAAYVLANYEFRGRRTLRSLTILPFVLPGIMVAVGFYAMFGEAGTLNQLLGTVGLGPYPFIEWNPLAIVIVAHAFYNAPLVARVTVAAWESVDVRTVETARSLGASPRRAFRDVVVPQLLPAVLTGALLTFIFTFMTFPIVLALGGLQLATVEVWIYDRVRQLAYAEAATLAILETILSLALTYAYLRYESAQSGLARGATAPSRTPLFPDLRTALSPRRLAIVGYGLVAVVIFVGPMASLVLGSVTDGSGLTGRHYAFLLERQLEGASYQTLPWIAVRNSLLFGVATLAVAVPMGVVVSVVTTRAGRSGAIVDAVAMLPLAVSGVVFGIGLLQGLVFGIPLPGGWRFQVTGAVAIVAAHAVAAYPFVTRNVSPLLTNLDPALVESARALGASRYRALRDVELPLVASGIIAGAAFAFAISIGEFSSTVILAGGGDTYTMPVAVERYLGRRSGPAIAMGTVLLFVTAASFVVVDRVGGRFEG encoded by the coding sequence GTGGCCGCGTACCGCTGGTTCGAGCGCCACGCGCTCTCGCTGACGGCACTGGTGACGGCCGCCGTTCTCGCCGTCATGCTCTACGTTCCGGTCGGGGTCGTCTTCGTCAACGCCGTGGTCGACGACGGAGCGGTGACGCTCGCGTTCTTTCGGGCGGTCCTCACCGATCCGTTCTACGTCGGGGTGCTCGCCGAGGTCTTCGCGGACCCCCTGGCCGTGGGAACGCACCTCGAGTCGCTCGTCGGCTGGCTCGCAGCCGTCTCGATCTCGGTCTCGGTCGAGTATCCGATCCCCGGAATCGCGGTGCCGATACCGTGGCCCGTCCTCGAGACGCCGGGTGTTCGAACGGGACTGTTCGGCTTTACGGCCTATCAGGCGGTGCTGTCGACGATCGCGAGCGTCGCGCTGGGGCTGCCCGCCGCCTACGTCCTCGCGAACTACGAGTTCCGGGGTCGACGGACGCTGCGCTCGCTGACGATCCTCCCGTTCGTCCTGCCGGGGATCATGGTCGCCGTCGGCTTCTACGCGATGTTCGGGGAGGCGGGAACGCTCAATCAGCTGCTCGGAACCGTCGGACTCGGCCCGTATCCGTTCATCGAGTGGAATCCGTTAGCGATCGTGATCGTCGCTCACGCGTTCTACAACGCGCCCCTCGTGGCTCGCGTCACCGTCGCCGCCTGGGAGTCCGTCGACGTTCGGACCGTCGAAACCGCCCGCAGTCTCGGGGCCAGTCCGCGGCGTGCGTTCCGCGACGTGGTCGTCCCGCAACTGCTGCCCGCGGTCCTGACCGGCGCGCTCCTGACCTTCATCTTCACGTTCATGACGTTCCCCATCGTCCTCGCGCTGGGCGGGCTCCAGCTCGCGACCGTCGAGGTCTGGATCTACGACCGGGTCCGCCAGCTGGCCTACGCCGAGGCCGCCACGCTGGCCATCCTCGAGACGATCCTCTCGCTGGCCCTGACCTACGCCTACCTCCGGTACGAATCCGCACAGTCGGGGCTCGCTCGAGGGGCCACCGCGCCCTCTCGGACGCCGCTCTTTCCCGACCTGCGGACGGCACTGTCGCCCCGTCGGCTCGCGATCGTCGGCTACGGACTGGTCGCCGTCGTGATCTTCGTCGGCCCGATGGCGAGTCTCGTCCTCGGGAGCGTCACGGACGGCAGCGGGCTCACGGGTCGCCACTACGCCTTCCTGCTCGAGCGCCAGCTCGAGGGGGCATCGTACCAGACCCTGCCGTGGATCGCGGTCCGGAACTCGCTGCTGTTCGGCGTCGCGACGCTGGCCGTGGCGGTGCCGATGGGCGTGGTCGTCTCGGTGGTGACGACCCGCGCCGGTCGCAGCGGGGCGATCGTCGACGCGGTCGCGATGTTGCCGCTGGCGGTCAGCGGGGTCGTCTTCGGGATCGGGCTCTTGCAGGGCCTGGTCTTCGGGATTCCGCTGCCCGGCGGCTGGCGCTTCCAGGTGACGGGCGCGGTCGCGATCGTCGCCGCCCACGCCGTCGCGGCCTACCCCTTCGTCACGCGGAACGTCTCGCCGCTGCTCACCAATCTCGATCCGGCCCTCGTCGAGTCCGCGCGTGCGCTCGGGGCCTCCCGGTATCGTGCGCTCAGAGACGTGGAGCTGCCGCTGGTCGCCAGCGGGATCATCGCCGGCGCGGCCTTCGCCTTCGCCATCTCGATCGGTGAGTTCTCTTCGACGGTGATTTTGGCGGGCGGGGGCGACACCTACACGATGCCAGTCGCCGTCGAGCGGTATCTCGGCCGCCGCTCCGGTCCCGCGATCGCCATGGGGACGGTGTTGTTGTTCGTCACGGCCGCGAGCTTCGTCGTCGTCGACCGCGTCGGCGGGAGGTTCGAGGGATGA